In Candidatus Manganitrophus morganii, the genomic window CAGGCGCAGAAGCCGCATGCCCACGAAGGAGAGGATAAAGTTTATTATGTGTTAGAAGGAGAGGGATCTTTCCGTGTCGGAACGGAAGAGCAGACGGTAAAGGCCCACTCGGCGGTCCTGGCACCGGCCGGCGTCGATCACGGCGTCACCAACCGCTCTTCCGAGCGGCTGGTGGTCTTGG contains:
- a CDS encoding cupin domain-containing protein — protein: MQITTIEKMKSFSPEKMKKINLFDTKNLFCDLYCFEPGQAQKPHAHEGEDKVYYVLEGEGSFRVGTEEQTVKAHSAVLAPAGVDHGVTNRSSERLVVLVLMAPKPHHH